The Mycobacterium riyadhense sequence GCTGAGCCAGCACCGCAATGTTGCGCGAGAAGTTCGTCCAGCTCGACGCGCCGGGCCCACCTCCGTGCAGCAGTATCACCGCCTGATCGTTACCGATACCGGCTTCGTGGTAGTGCAGCTTAAGCGGTCCATCCACGTCCACTTCCGCATAGCGCGAGGTGGATTCGAACGTCAGCTCTTCGGTAGCGGTCACTGCACTCAGACCATGGTGTCGCCGGGCGGCAACCCGAACTCGTTGTTCCCGAAGATCACATACGCCCGCTCGGGGTCATTGGCGGCGTGCACCCGACCGGCGTGCGCGTCACGCCAGAACCTTTGGATCGGAGCGTCATTCGACAGGGCCGTGGCACCAGAGGCTTCGAACAGCCGGTCGATGGAGGCGATCGAGCGCCCGGTCGCACGCACCTGATCACGACGTGCCCGGGCGCGCAGTTCGAACGGAATCTCCCTGCCGGCGGCCAACAATGCGTACTCGTCGCCGACGTTGCCCATCAGCTGGCGCCAGGCCGCGTCGATGTCGCTGGCCGCCTCGGCGATGCGGACCTTGGCGAACGGGTCGTCTTTGGCCTTCTCGCCGGCGAACGCGGCGCGCACCCGCTTGCCCTGATGCTCCACGTGCGCGGCGTAGGCGCCGTAGGCCATGCCGACGATCGGCGCCGAGATGGTAGTGGGATGCATTGTGCCCCACGGCATTTTGTAGACCGGAGCGGTGTTGTTCTGCAGGCCGCCCGCGGTGTGGTCGTTCATCTCCTTGTAGGACAGGAACCGGTGCCGGGGCACGAAGACATCCTTGACGACCAGGGTGTTGCTGCCGGTGCCTTTCAAACCGACCACAAACCAGGTGTCGTCGATTTCATATTCGGTGCGGGGGATCAGGAAGCTGCCGAAGTCGACCGGCCGGCCATCCTTGATGACGGGGCCGCCGACGAAAGTCCAGGTGGCGTGATCACAGCCGGACGACCAGTTCCACGACCCGTTGACCAGATAGCCGCCGTCGACAACAACTCCCGCACCCATTGGGGCATACGACGACGAGATCCGCGTCTTCGGATCCTCGCCCCAAACCTCTTCCTGGGCCCGTTGGTCGAACAGCGCCAGATGCCAGTTGTGCACGCCGACGATCGAGCTCACCCATCCGGTGGAACCGCACGCGCTCGCCAGCCTGCGCGTCGCTTCGTAGAACAGCGTCGGATCGCACTGCAAGCCGCCCCACTGCTCGGGCTGCAACAAGGTGAAGAAGCCGACGTCGTCGAGCGCCTTGACGGTTTCATCCGGAATCCGGCGTAGGTCTTCCGTCGCCTGAGCGCGATCCCGAATCTCCGGAAGCAGATCATCGATGGCAGCGAGGACAGACTGCGCATCACGCTGTTGAATGGACGTCACTGAGATTTGCCTCCTGGGCCAGAACTTACGCAGCGGACTTACACAGAAGACTAGAACACGTTCCGATTCGTGTCGAGCAGGGTATTCCTGCGGCTGGTAGCGACACCAATTGCATTTTCTGTAACATGTTCTAGTTACGAGAAAGAGAGGGCAGTTCTTGACAGCGGATATCCCCGGGGGCGTTTCCGACGAGCCTCTCGGCGACCACGTCCTGGAACTGCAGATCGCCGAGGTAGTCGCCGAAACCGATGACGCGCGATCGCTGGTGTTCGCGGTACCGGAGGGGCCAGACGATCCAGAGATCCCGCCGGAGCGGCTGCGCTACGCGCCCGGCCAATTCCTGACGCTGCGTGTTCCCAGCGACCGCACCGGCTCAGTGGCGCGCTGCTACTCGTTGTGCAGCTCCCCGTTCACCGACGACGCGCTCACGGTCACGGTCAAACGAACCGTCGACGGATATGCGTCGAACTGGCTATGCGACAACGCGCACAAGGGGATGCGCGTCCACGCCCTGGCGCCGTCGGGCAACTTCGTACCAAAGACCCTCGACGACGACTTTCTCTTGCTGGCCGCGGGTAGCGGGATCACCCCGATCATGTCGATCTGCAAGTCGGCACTCTCCGAAGGCAGCGGGCAGGTGACGCTGCTTTACGCCAACCGCGACGACCGCTCGGTGATCTTCCGCGACGCACTGCGCGAACTGGCCGACAAATATCCGGACCGGCTCACGGTGGTGCACTGGCTGGAGTCGCTGCAGGGCTTGCCGAGCGCGACCGCGCTGGCGCAACTGGCCGCCCCATACACCGACCGGTCGGCATTCATCTGCGGGCCCGGTCCGTTCATGGAGGCGGCGCGGGTTGCCCTGGAAACGCTGAGAGTTCCCGCCCAGCAAGTGCACATCGAGGTGTTCAAGTCGCTGGACTCGGATCCGTTCGCCGCCGTCAAGATCGAGGACACTGGCGACGAAGCGCCCGCCACCGCGGTGGTGCAGCTCGACGGTGAAACCCACACCGTGTCCTGGCCGCGCAACGCCAAGCTGCTCGACGTACTACTGGCCAAAGGTCTGGATGCGCCGTTCTCCTGCCGGGAAGGCCACTGCGGTGCGTGTGCCTGCACGCTGCGCAGCGGCAAAGTGACCATGGAAGTCAACGA is a genomic window containing:
- the hsaA gene encoding 3-hydroxy-9,10-secoandrosta-1,3,5(10)-triene-9,17-dione monooxygenase oxygenase subunit; this encodes MTSIQQRDAQSVLAAIDDLLPEIRDRAQATEDLRRIPDETVKALDDVGFFTLLQPEQWGGLQCDPTLFYEATRRLASACGSTGWVSSIVGVHNWHLALFDQRAQEEVWGEDPKTRISSSYAPMGAGVVVDGGYLVNGSWNWSSGCDHATWTFVGGPVIKDGRPVDFGSFLIPRTEYEIDDTWFVVGLKGTGSNTLVVKDVFVPRHRFLSYKEMNDHTAGGLQNNTAPVYKMPWGTMHPTTISAPIVGMAYGAYAAHVEHQGKRVRAAFAGEKAKDDPFAKVRIAEAASDIDAAWRQLMGNVGDEYALLAAGREIPFELRARARRDQVRATGRSIASIDRLFEASGATALSNDAPIQRFWRDAHAGRVHAANDPERAYVIFGNNEFGLPPGDTMV
- a CDS encoding ferredoxin--NADP reductase codes for the protein MPGGVSDEPLGDHVLELQIAEVVAETDDARSLVFAVPEGPDDPEIPPERLRYAPGQFLTLRVPSDRTGSVARCYSLCSSPFTDDALTVTVKRTVDGYASNWLCDNAHKGMRVHALAPSGNFVPKTLDDDFLLLAAGSGITPIMSICKSALSEGSGQVTLLYANRDDRSVIFRDALRELADKYPDRLTVVHWLESLQGLPSATALAQLAAPYTDRSAFICGPGPFMEAARVALETLRVPAQQVHIEVFKSLDSDPFAAVKIEDTGDEAPATAVVQLDGETHTVSWPRNAKLLDVLLAKGLDAPFSCREGHCGACACTLRSGKVTMEVNDVLEQQDLDDGLILACQSHPESDSVEVTYDE